Proteins found in one Coffea eugenioides isolate CCC68of chromosome 5, Ceug_1.0, whole genome shotgun sequence genomic segment:
- the LOC113771405 gene encoding uncharacterized protein LOC113771405 encodes MEHHYRIDVFLATVDSQILEMKNRFKEDVIELLILSSTLHPKDNFQAFNSEQICQLANNFYSVDFTDQEKLHLRTQLELFQIEFSCNSQLQNLSSLQELCQVLAKTRKSMYYTLIDRLIRLILTLPVSTATTERAFSAMKIIKTCLRSRMEEDFLANSMIMYIEKEIARTFDINSIIDDFDKIKSRHAQFHMSHTVK; translated from the coding sequence ATGGAGCATCACTATAGGATTGATGTGTTTTTGGCAACGGTTGATTCTCAAATACTTGAAATGAAGAATAGGTTTAAGGAAGATGTAATAGAGTTGCTTATTCTAAGTTCAACATTGCACCCCAAAGATAATTTTCAGGCTTTCAATAGTGAACAAATTTGTCAACTTGCAAACAACTTTTATTCAGTTGACTTCACAGATCAAGAGAAGTTACACTTAAGAACTCAATTAGAGCTTTTCCAGATTGAGTTTTCCTGTAATTCTCAGCTTCAAAATTTGTCATCACTTCAGGAGTTGTGCCAAGTGTTAGCAAAGACAAGAAAGTCAATGTACTATACTCTTATTGATAGATTGATTCGTCTTATTTTGACTCTTCCTGTTTCAACAGCTACAACAGAGCGTGCATTTTCTGCTATGAAAATCATCAAGACTTGTTTGCGTTCTAGGATGGAGGAAGACTTTCTTGCTAACTCTATGATAATGTATATTGAGAAAGAAATTGCTAGAACTTTTGATATAAATTCAATCATTGATGactttgataaaattaaaagtcGTCATGCACAATTTCATATGTCCCACACAGTCAAATAG
- the LOC113771404 gene encoding zinc finger MYM-type protein 1-like yields MDIVLRFVDKQGYIRERFFDIVHVHETNSLTLKKEICDVLSRHNLSVQNIRGQGYDGASNMRGEWNGLQALFIQECPYAYYIHCFAHRLQLTLVATSQEVIPVEQFFTYLSLLINLISSSCKRVDQLRVARAARIAELIAIDELETGRGQNQIGTLKWPGTTRWGSHFSSICSLFTEYEDICSVLIDVINYGNTSTQRSEADRVYDFMTSFDFVLVMHMMRDILGFAQILYQALQCKSQDILNALKLVSVTKDRLQSYKDNGWNELFTNVKTFCDARNIEMPDMNVIYKAGRGRI; encoded by the coding sequence ATGGATATTGTTCTTAGATTTGTGGACAAGCAAGGCTATATTCGAGAGAGATTTTTTGACATTGTTCATGTGCACGAAACCAATTCCTTGACTTTGAAGAAGGAGATATGTGATGTCCTTTCTCGCCATAATCTTAGTGTGCAAAACATTCGTGGCCAAGGATATGATGGAGCTAGTAACATGCGTGGAGAATGGAATGGACTACAAGCATTATTTATTCAGGAGTGCCCTTATGCATATTATATTCACTGTTTTGCTCATCGACTGCAATTAACATTGGTAGCAACATCTCAAGAGGTAATTCCTGTGGAACAATTCTTTACATACTTATCTCTTCTTATAAATTTAATTTCATCTTCTTGCAAACGTGTGGACCAACTTAGAGTTGCTAGAGCTGCTAGAATTGCTGAATTGATTGCTATTGATGAACTTGAGACTGGTAGGGGTCAGAATCAAATTGGTACCTTAAAATGGCCAGGGACTACAAGATGGGGGTCTCATTTTAGTTCTATCTGTAGCTTATTCACAGAATATGAAGACATTTGCTCTGTCCTAATTGATGTTATCAATTATGGAAATACATCAACTCAAAGAAGTGAAGCTGATAGAGTTTACGATTTCATGACATCCTTTGATTTTGTTCTTGTTATGCATATGATGAGGGACATTTTAGGATTTGCACAAATACTTTATCAAGCTTTACAATGCAAATCTCAAGATATTTTGAATGCCCTTAAATTGGTTTCAGTAACAAAGGATCGACTTCAAAGTTACAAAGATAATGGATGGAATGAATTGTTCACCAATGTAAAGACATTTTGTGATGCACGAAATATAGAGATGCCTGATATGAATGTCATTTATAAAGCAGGTCGAGGAAGAATTTGA